The genomic window GCCGGAAAGTTTGGTTGATAGTTTGAAAAATATGGTTGCAGGAAAGGCAAGAAATGATTTTGTCTTTGCGAGTGAGCGAGGTGGAAAGCTAACTACAAGAACAGCACAGAAAGTTTTTGAAAATTCGCTCGCGGATTCGGGCGTAAAAAAAGACGCCACTTTTCATTCACTTAGACATTCCTTCGCCACGCATTTGCTGGAAAACGGAACTGATGTGCGTTATGTGCAAGAGCTTCTTGGACATCAAAATATCAGAACAACCCAAAGATATACGCAGGTTACTAATCCAATGCTAAAAAATATTAAAAGTCCACTATGATAAAAATGAGGGAAGCCCGCTTTTGGCCCAAAATGAAGTTCGAGCCGATATTTTTTCAGGTTCTTTGGTAGTTTCTCAATCCGAAAGGGGTCGCTTCTGCGGGCGGGCGGAAGGGGGGTCTGGGGAGAATTCCGCCACGCCCGAGCGAATACAAAAAGCGGACAGCCCCGCCGTCCTGCTCGTTCAGAGTAGAGCCCCGCACAAAAGTTTTCTTTTCCTTTTAAAAGAAAAAAATCGGCGTGCGCAAATCAAAAAATGTGAAGAAAACTTTTTTGCGGAGAGAGTGGGATTTTCGCCCTCCCTCGAAGACTCGGTCAGTTGTCCTGGGTAGCGACGAATGCTCATTTATTCGCATCCGTCGACACTCGAGGACTCGCTCCTACCCGTTCGAATCCCTTACTTACTTTTCACAAATTTCCCTAAAAATAGAGAGTAGCTCTATTTTTAGGGAAAAAATAGCGGAGAGGGTGGGACGAAGTGAGAACTTATTGTTTATCCACAATATAATTTCCCTCCCCATCCCCAATTCCTTTTTTTGCAATCCTGTAAGCCCATTTAGGTATTTGTGGACAAGCTTGATTCAGCTTATCTTTCTGCTCAGAAAAATACTTTAGTTTTTCTGTTAAAAGCTGCTCAGACTCATCGTGCCAACAGTCTATAGACCAAAACATCCGCACTTTATTCATTAGTGAATCATAGTTATTACCAGCATTCAAATGAGCACCCACTTTTTCATTTGGATTTAAGAAAGTCATTACCCCAGAAAGCATAACGACAAGAATTGATAGTGATCCTGAAAGAATATGGTTCGGGTCAAATTGAGAAAGTCCAGAGGCGCCCGCAATCGCCGACATGAGCACCATAGGGATACCTATCCAGAAATGAAAATTACCCCAAAAGTGTGATGCGGAAAAATGCCCCTTTGAAGAATACAAAAGTACTTCCTCAATGCGTTTAGCTTCCTTAATGATTTCTTCCTTGGTTTTTGATACCACCTTTTCGCCAGTTGTTGGTTGTTGGTTATCCATATGTAGGAAAGTAATCGCCAAAAATTTTAATCCACATATCAACGGCATCCTTCACATAGCCACGTGCTTCATAATCTTCAGCTTTAATCGCTCTATCATAAGCTAGTTGAAATTTAGTAACAGCTTCTTGAATCTTTTCATATGTATTTATGTAACTACCAACATCGCCACCATATCCAGCAGGATCAAGATTTTTTTGTGCAACAAGTGTTCGCCCTTTGTCAAAAAAATATCTTACTCCTGAAGGAAAATCAGAAATTCTAATACCCTCTAGAACCTCTAGGGCAATAACTTCGAGATGGAATGAACTAAAATATTTTCCATTATTTTTATTCCACGCTTTAATCATTTTTATTAGCGGGACAAAGTCGTTATTATGGGCTTTATTGGCAATAGACATTATCTCAACATGCTTTTTGGGGTCAGTTGAAATCCAGCTTTGATTTATAGAATTCGGTATAAGAAAACCACCACCTTTTCGCTTAAAACCTGGAACAACATCAACAACAAAATCATCAAATCTGATTGTGACAGCTTGTCCGTTCCTACTTATGTCCGGTGTTTTTGTGTACGTTTTTTTAAGTGTTCGTCTGACGTAATCAAGTAACCCCGCCTGATTTCCGTTTTGACCATTGAAATGATGATAGTGTTCAGAGTTTAGAACAAAAAATATATCAATATCAGCTTCTTTCAGTGGGGTAATAAGTGTTTGACGAGAGTATGAACCAGTTAAAAATGAAAATGGGTCAATTAAGTCTATTCCCACCTCCATAACTCTACGAACCCCTTTTTGACGAGCTGAAATTGTAGCCACCTGTGGACTAGTAATCTCAAGATTCTTTTTAAGTTCCAAAAATGACTGTGAAATTGTAGTCGCCATGGTAATTTACTTCAAAAAATATTCCACACTCTTTTTATATAACCCTGCAAAACGTTTCACTTCCAAAATATCAAGACGATATTCCCCCGATTCGACACGGGAAATATAGGATTGTGGACGTTTTAGCTTCTTGGCTACGTCAATCTGTCGAAGTCCCGCTTCTTTACGGGCTTTTTTGAGTTGTTCGATAAATCGGGCGTATTCTTTGGTGTGTATTGTTCTTCCCATATATATACTATCAGCGTATATGCGGAAAATCAATATCTAAACTTTGGATATTATGATATAGTGAAAAAGTAATCCTTAAGAAGTATTTTATGTCGGAATCTCTTTGGATTCTTCTTACTATGGGTATCATCGCTCTTGCTTTGCGCTTGGCGATATTTTTTTTCCAAAAGAAAAAAAAACAAGAAGGAATCTTGCCTTACAAGAAACGGGAATCATTACTCACTCCTACAGAGAAAGAGTTTTTTGTGGTTCTACTTGAAGTAGTCTCTGATACGTATTTTATTTTCCCCAAAGTCCGCATGTCCGATATTGTTTCTATTCCAAAGATGAGAAACAAAGAGTATTATCATTTCTTCAATAAGATCCAATCGAAACACGTCGATTTTTTGATTTGTGATAAAGAAACTATAGAGCCGATTCTTGCGATTGAGTTGGACGATTCTTCTCATCAAAAGCCCAGCCGTCAATCACGGGATTCGTTGGTAAATGCTATTTTCGAAAGTGCCAGTCTTCCAATTCTCCATATTCCTACGACACACTTGTATGAAAAAAATGTGCTTTCCGCCGAAATAGGGCGTGCGCTTTCTCCAAAGGAAACTCTTGAAAGTGCGTAAAAAGCGAAGAAAATTCTTATTTTCTTCGTAAGTGTCCGAAAGTATATTGTCGCCCGCAGTCAAGAGAGTCCGCGACCTTGACGGCGACAGGGCGACGATATACTAAAACCACACCTCTTTAATAAGACAATCTTCTACAATACGTCCATTTCTTGTGCAATCCATATATAATTTCTCACCCATCTCTTTTAATGGAAGTATTAAATCGTACGTATTTCCATTAGAACAAGAATAATCAAAACGTCTGTCAGCAACTACAATTGAAGTTCCTGTAATCATTCTACAAGTAGACCCATCATGCATTACTACATACCAAGGAACTTGATTTTTAAAATTCTCTCCATTCTGATTTCTATATTCCACATCTTTAACAGCTAAAATGATAGGGTTTTTATCTTCGGGATGGTTTGGGCAAGTGACTGTTGTAAAATTAGATGCATCTTCAAAGCAAGGATCATAAATATATTTATTAGAAAAACATCGCAAACTGTCCCCGCGAAGGCTTGCAATACTTCCCAAACATTCTACTTCCTCAAGAGATTCAAATTTGGCATTATCAATAAGTTCGGGAACGTAGAAGAAAGATTCTGACGTCTTTTTAAATT from Candidatus Moraniibacteriota bacterium includes these protein-coding regions:
- a CDS encoding DUF2726 domain-containing protein; the protein is MSESLWILLTMGIIALALRLAIFFFQKKKKQEGILPYKKRESLLTPTEKEFFVVLLEVVSDTYFIFPKVRMSDIVSIPKMRNKEYYHFFNKIQSKHVDFLICDKETIEPILAIELDDSSHQKPSRQSRDSLVNAIFESASLPILHIPTTHLYEKNVLSAEIGRALSPKETLESA
- a CDS encoding helix-turn-helix transcriptional regulator, producing the protein MGRTIHTKEYARFIEQLKKARKEAGLRQIDVAKKLKRPQSYISRVESGEYRLDILEVKRFAGLYKKSVEYFLK
- a CDS encoding SLATT domain-containing protein, encoding MDNQQPTTGEKVVSKTKEEIIKEAKRIEEVLLYSSKGHFSASHFWGNFHFWIGIPMVLMSAIAGASGLSQFDPNHILSGSLSILVVMLSGVMTFLNPNEKVGAHLNAGNNYDSLMNKVRMFWSIDCWHDESEQLLTEKLKYFSEQKDKLNQACPQIPKWAYRIAKKGIGDGEGNYIVDKQ
- a CDS encoding nucleotidyltransferase; this translates as MATTISQSFLELKKNLEITSPQVATISARQKGVRRVMEVGIDLIDPFSFLTGSYSRQTLITPLKEADIDIFFVLNSEHYHHFNGQNGNQAGLLDYVRRTLKKTYTKTPDISRNGQAVTIRFDDFVVDVVPGFKRKGGGFLIPNSINQSWISTDPKKHVEIMSIANKAHNNDFVPLIKMIKAWNKNNGKYFSSFHLEVIALEVLEGIRISDFPSGVRYFFDKGRTLVAQKNLDPAGYGGDVGSYINTYEKIQEAVTKFQLAYDRAIKAEDYEARGYVKDAVDMWIKIFGDYFPTYG